One Paraburkholderia phytofirmans OLGA172 genomic window carries:
- the bcsA gene encoding UDP-forming cellulose synthase catalytic subunit: MNGPVSAGRHARTLRQRALEWFARGLGLPAERTALDWFVRVFFQPPAAGRADLARLWSRAAVLHLAAQWGVLEPDRLRAWVWRAFIRAPKPHAPTGRPQVRAALARIDRWLVPVLLRWRRVRQRIEAMLPSLPWQRWGMQLEAGTQRIGHIRWLLPLIVVVGAVLWAMIGTSPLSTDGQFEFFAVLVVVALVVRRFHGRMPVLILTTLALLAMVRYIWWRVTQTLSFQTPGEAILGYLLFGAEAYTWVILLLGFVQTAWPLNRTIAELPADTSSWPTVDIYIPTYNEPLTVVRPTVFAAQGIDWPADKLKVYLLDDGHREEFRNFARDAGIGYITRDDNQHAKAGNINRALEKTHGEYIAIFDCDHVPTRSFLQTTMGTFLRDARCAMVQTPHHFFSPDPFERNLGTFRRVPNEGNLFYGLVQSGNDLWNASFFCGSCAIIKRTALNEIGGIAVETVTEDAHTALKLHRRGYTTAYLPTVQAAGLATESLASHIKQRTRWARGMAQIFRIDNPFLGRGLGFFQRLCYGNAMLHFFYGVPRLIFLTMPMAYLFFQMYFINASATTIAGFVLPYIVLANIANSRMQGKFRHSFWAEVYESVLAWYIALPTTVAFFSPKHGKFNVTDKGGRIDEGYFDWAVSKPYLVLLALNGCALMAGVYRLTFGPGGETATIMMNVFWTLYNLVMLGAAASVAREAKQVRVTHRIAMRAAATLLLVDGTTVACTTSDYSTGGLGLEVVPALPLALGDSLGVCLSRGDRQFHFPVHVSRYVGSHLGVRFEGQTLEQERQMVQCTFGRADAWLDWDEQTIEDAPLRGLKEVLTMGIEGYSRLLNGALRALQSLLALDRTRY, from the coding sequence GCGCAGTGGGGCGTGCTCGAACCGGATCGCCTGCGTGCGTGGGTGTGGCGCGCGTTCATCCGGGCGCCGAAGCCGCACGCCCCGACGGGCAGGCCCCAAGTGCGCGCGGCGCTCGCGCGGATCGACCGCTGGCTCGTGCCGGTGCTGCTGCGCTGGCGGCGCGTGCGCCAGCGCATCGAAGCGATGCTGCCGAGCCTGCCGTGGCAGCGCTGGGGCATGCAGCTCGAAGCCGGCACCCAGCGCATCGGCCACATTCGCTGGCTCCTGCCGCTCATCGTGGTGGTGGGCGCGGTCTTGTGGGCCATGATCGGCACCTCGCCGCTGTCGACGGACGGCCAGTTCGAATTCTTCGCGGTGCTGGTGGTCGTGGCGCTGGTGGTGCGCCGCTTCCATGGCCGCATGCCCGTGCTGATCCTGACGACCCTGGCCTTGCTTGCGATGGTGCGCTACATCTGGTGGCGCGTCACGCAGACACTGTCGTTCCAGACCCCGGGCGAGGCGATTCTCGGCTATCTGCTGTTCGGCGCCGAAGCGTACACCTGGGTCATTCTGCTGCTCGGCTTCGTGCAGACCGCATGGCCGCTCAACCGTACGATTGCCGAGTTGCCCGCCGACACGTCGAGCTGGCCGACGGTCGACATTTATATTCCGACCTATAACGAACCCTTGACGGTGGTGCGGCCGACCGTGTTCGCCGCCCAGGGTATCGACTGGCCGGCGGACAAGCTGAAGGTCTATCTGCTCGACGACGGCCATCGCGAGGAATTCAGGAATTTCGCACGCGATGCCGGTATCGGCTACATCACGCGTGACGACAACCAGCATGCGAAAGCGGGCAACATTAACCGTGCGCTCGAAAAAACGCACGGCGAGTACATTGCAATCTTCGATTGCGATCACGTACCGACCCGCTCGTTTCTGCAAACCACGATGGGCACGTTCCTGCGCGATGCCCGATGCGCGATGGTGCAGACGCCGCATCATTTCTTCTCGCCCGATCCGTTCGAGCGCAATCTCGGCACCTTCCGCCGCGTGCCCAACGAAGGCAATCTGTTCTACGGGCTCGTGCAGTCCGGCAACGACCTGTGGAATGCTTCGTTCTTCTGTGGATCGTGCGCGATCATCAAGCGCACGGCGCTCAACGAAATTGGCGGGATCGCGGTCGAAACGGTCACGGAAGACGCGCACACCGCGCTCAAGCTGCACCGGCGCGGTTATACGACCGCGTATCTGCCGACCGTGCAGGCAGCCGGCCTCGCCACCGAGAGTCTCGCCAGCCACATCAAGCAACGCACCCGGTGGGCGCGCGGCATGGCGCAGATTTTCCGCATCGACAATCCGTTTCTTGGCCGCGGTCTGGGTTTCTTCCAGCGCCTGTGCTACGGCAACGCGATGCTGCACTTCTTCTATGGCGTGCCGCGGCTCATCTTCCTGACCATGCCGATGGCGTACCTGTTCTTCCAGATGTATTTCATCAACGCGTCCGCGACCACCATCGCGGGTTTCGTGCTGCCTTACATCGTGCTCGCCAACATCGCGAACTCGCGGATGCAGGGCAAATTCCGCCATTCGTTCTGGGCAGAAGTCTACGAATCGGTGCTCGCGTGGTACATCGCGCTGCCGACCACGGTGGCGTTTTTCAGCCCGAAGCACGGCAAGTTCAATGTGACCGACAAGGGCGGGCGCATCGACGAAGGCTACTTCGACTGGGCGGTGTCGAAACCGTATCTGGTGCTGCTGGCGCTGAATGGCTGCGCGCTGATGGCGGGCGTGTACCGGCTGACGTTCGGGCCGGGTGGTGAAACCGCGACGATCATGATGAATGTGTTCTGGACGCTCTACAACCTCGTGATGCTCGGTGCGGCGGCGAGCGTGGCGCGCGAGGCGAAGCAGGTGCGCGTCACCCACCGTATCGCAATGCGGGCCGCGGCGACGCTGCTGCTCGTGGACGGTACGACGGTGGCGTGCACCACCAGTGACTATTCGACCGGCGGTCTCGGTCTCGAAGTCGTTCCGGCGTTGCCGCTCGCGCTCGGCGACAGCCTCGGCGTGTGTCTGAGCCGTGGCGACCGGCAGTTCCATTTTCCGGTGCATGTGAGCCGCTATGTGGGCTCGCACCTCGGTGTGCGCTTCGAAGGCCAGACGCTCGAACAGGAGCGGCAGATGGTGCAATGCACCTTCGGCCGCGCCGACGCCTGGCTCGACTGGGACGAACAGACGATCGAGGACGCGCCGCTGCGTGGCCTGAAAGAGGTGCTGACGATGGGCATCGAAGGTTATTCGCGGCTGCTGAACGGCGCGCTGCGCGCGCTTCAGTCGCTGCTCGCGCTGGACCGTACACGCTATTAA
- the bcsG gene encoding cellulose biosynthesis protein BcsG, whose protein sequence is MTLWNLYFIIKLYLFAGGHLQPVWIANIGFALALVASATLRHLGWRVLRNLLGLAIGIPLMYHEAKVPPFLRLTEEFGNLTTFSFDYWLELAQRFLPPMLMLTALGGLVGYLIVNRWLRVATFVLLALVAIPLWQQGTAMYARLQGEPVTAASGNALAAQPLDHNAALSAFRTQESQRQVTFGHVGTDAKTQFDVIVLHICSLSWDDLDAVKARNHPMLSHFDYLFTHFSTAASYSGPAAIRVLRASCGQEAHADLYKDAPQQCHLLADLAQAGYTPQTMLNHDGHFDNFLQLVNDNTGVPNVPMISNASVPVAMHAFDGSAIHDDYATLANWYAQRASTPGPVALYYNTISLHDGNRLPNSNLSSIDSYPQRVNKMMSDFDRFADLIAASGRRAVIVFVPEHGAALHGDANQVAGLREIPTPRIVHGPAGVRLVGFQGNHGPTTVIDNPTSFLAIAQLLSNLVSNSPFKPGVSLAQYAANLPQTQMVGENEGTVTMKTASGYVVKTPDGIWVDGK, encoded by the coding sequence ATGACGCTGTGGAACCTGTATTTCATCATCAAGCTGTACCTATTTGCGGGCGGGCATCTACAGCCGGTGTGGATCGCCAACATCGGATTCGCGCTGGCGCTGGTGGCGAGCGCGACGCTGCGCCACCTTGGATGGCGCGTCCTGCGCAACCTGCTCGGTCTCGCGATCGGCATCCCGCTCATGTACCACGAAGCGAAAGTGCCGCCGTTCTTGCGCCTGACCGAAGAATTCGGCAACCTCACCACCTTCAGTTTCGACTATTGGCTCGAACTCGCGCAGCGTTTCTTGCCGCCCATGCTGATGCTCACCGCGCTTGGCGGGCTGGTCGGCTATCTGATCGTCAACCGCTGGCTGCGGGTGGCGACTTTCGTGCTGCTCGCGCTGGTCGCGATTCCGCTGTGGCAGCAGGGCACCGCGATGTACGCGCGGCTGCAGGGCGAACCGGTCACGGCCGCATCCGGCAATGCGCTTGCCGCACAGCCACTCGACCATAACGCGGCGCTGTCGGCCTTCCGCACGCAGGAATCGCAACGGCAAGTTACCTTCGGCCATGTCGGCACCGATGCGAAGACGCAGTTCGACGTGATCGTGCTGCATATCTGTTCGTTGTCCTGGGACGACCTCGACGCGGTGAAGGCGCGCAATCACCCGATGCTGAGCCACTTCGACTATCTGTTCACCCACTTCAGCACGGCGGCGAGCTACAGCGGACCGGCCGCGATTCGGGTGCTGCGGGCGAGCTGCGGACAGGAAGCGCACGCGGATCTCTACAAGGACGCGCCGCAGCAATGCCACCTGCTGGCCGACCTGGCGCAGGCCGGCTACACGCCGCAGACGATGCTGAATCACGACGGCCACTTCGACAACTTCCTGCAACTGGTGAACGACAATACCGGTGTGCCGAATGTGCCGATGATCTCGAACGCGAGCGTGCCGGTCGCGATGCATGCCTTCGACGGATCGGCCATTCACGACGATTACGCGACGCTCGCCAACTGGTATGCGCAGCGCGCAAGTACGCCGGGCCCGGTCGCGCTTTACTACAACACGATCAGCCTGCACGACGGCAACCGTCTGCCGAACAGCAATCTGTCGAGTATCGACTCGTACCCGCAGCGCGTGAACAAGATGATGAGCGACTTCGACCGCTTTGCGGATCTGATCGCGGCCTCGGGGCGGCGCGCGGTGATCGTGTTCGTGCCGGAGCATGGCGCGGCGCTGCACGGGGATGCGAATCAGGTCGCGGGTCTGCGTGAAATCCCGACGCCGCGCATCGTGCATGGACCGGCAGGCGTGCGGCTGGTCGGCTTCCAGGGCAATCATGGACCCACCACGGTGATCGACAACCCGACGAGCTTCCTCGCGATTGCCCAACTGCTGTCGAACCTTGTTTCGAACAGTCCGTTCAAGCCGGGCGTGAGCCTGGCGCAGTACGCCGCCAATCTGCCGCAAACGCAGATGGTCGGCGAGAACGAAGGAACCGTGACGATGAAGACGGCGTCGGGTTACGTGGTCAAGACACCGGACGGCATATGGGTGGACGGCAAATGA
- a CDS encoding LysE/ArgO family amino acid transporter: protein MNWLSFSHGAALCASLIVTIGAQNAFVLRQGIMRSHVGKIVALCALSDFILIGAGVGGASVLVERYPVFVHAMLYVGLAYLAWFGINALRRAVRPGHAVLDANASGAAPGTAAVQRAMPIVLMTLAFTWLNPHVYLDTFLLIGTAGAREPDGARVAFALGAMAVSGVWFIGLGYGARALAPLFRRASAWRVLDGAIGSMVLLLAVTQLR, encoded by the coding sequence ATGAACTGGCTGTCTTTTTCCCACGGTGCCGCCCTGTGCGCGTCGCTGATCGTGACGATCGGCGCGCAGAACGCCTTTGTGCTCCGGCAGGGCATCATGCGCTCGCACGTCGGCAAGATCGTTGCGCTGTGCGCGCTGTCGGACTTCATTCTGATCGGCGCCGGTGTCGGCGGCGCGTCCGTGCTGGTGGAGCGCTATCCGGTCTTCGTCCACGCGATGCTGTATGTCGGGCTCGCCTATCTGGCATGGTTCGGCATCAACGCGCTGCGGCGCGCGGTGCGGCCGGGCCATGCGGTGCTGGACGCCAATGCAAGCGGTGCGGCGCCGGGCACGGCAGCCGTGCAACGCGCGATGCCGATCGTTCTGATGACGTTGGCCTTCACATGGCTCAATCCGCACGTGTATCTCGACACCTTTCTGCTGATCGGCACGGCTGGCGCGCGCGAACCGGACGGCGCACGGGTGGCGTTCGCGCTCGGCGCGATGGCGGTGAGCGGGGTCTGGTTTATCGGTCTGGGTTACGGCGCCCGTGCGCTGGCGCCGCTGTTTCGCCGGGCGAGCGCGTGGCGCGTGCTGGATGGCGCGATCGGCAGCATGGTGTTGCTGCTGGCAGTGACGCAGTTGCGGTGA
- a CDS encoding LysR family transcriptional regulator ArgP has product MLDYALLDALAAVVRHGSFDRAASELNVTPSAVSQRVKLLEERVGSVLVKRGQPCVATTSGALLCRHTERVLLLEAELTGRLPALPGALVEPWPALRVAVNDDSVGTWFIDAVAQFCVEREMLLDLVIDDQDHTAQRIRDGSVQGAVTTQAEPVQGCRSTRLGRMRYLAVCTPAFRERHFADGVTREALRRAPCVDFNPKDQLQKRFMRRITRAELDPPLHWIPHVAGFLRACVTGLGWGMCPERMIAPHLASGELVDMVPGKHIDVDLYWQSWRLSIGWLDDFGAVLRKRATEFLD; this is encoded by the coding sequence ATGCTCGACTATGCATTGCTCGATGCACTGGCCGCCGTGGTGCGGCACGGTTCATTCGACCGTGCGGCCAGCGAACTGAATGTGACGCCCTCAGCTGTCTCCCAGCGGGTCAAGCTGCTGGAGGAGCGGGTGGGCAGCGTGCTCGTGAAGCGCGGCCAGCCGTGTGTCGCGACCACCTCGGGCGCGCTGCTGTGCCGCCATACCGAACGCGTGCTGTTGCTGGAAGCGGAACTCACCGGCCGGCTGCCGGCGCTGCCCGGCGCGCTGGTGGAACCGTGGCCGGCGCTGCGCGTGGCGGTCAACGACGATAGCGTGGGCACCTGGTTTATCGACGCGGTGGCGCAATTCTGCGTCGAACGGGAGATGCTGCTCGATCTGGTGATCGACGACCAGGACCACACCGCGCAGCGGATTCGCGACGGCAGCGTGCAAGGCGCGGTCACCACGCAAGCCGAGCCGGTGCAGGGCTGCCGCTCGACACGCCTCGGACGGATGCGCTATCTGGCGGTGTGCACGCCGGCGTTTCGCGAGCGCCATTTTGCCGACGGCGTCACGCGCGAGGCGCTGCGGCGGGCGCCTTGCGTCGATTTCAATCCAAAGGATCAGCTGCAAAAGCGCTTCATGCGCCGTATCACGCGGGCGGAATTGGACCCGCCCCTGCACTGGATTCCGCACGTCGCCGGCTTTTTGCGCGCCTGCGTGACGGGACTTGGCTGGGGCATGTGCCCGGAACGGATGATCGCGCCGCATCTGGCCAGCGGCGAGTTGGTGGACATGGTGCCCGGCAAGCATATCGACGTCGATCTCTACTGGCAGAGCTGGCGCTTGTCGATCGGCTGGCTCGACGATTTCGGCGCGGTGCTGCGCAAGCGGGCGACGGAGTTTCTCGATTGA
- a CDS encoding SulP family inorganic anion transporter — protein sequence MTQAHATPPHTPSPKACPASAWRTDLLAGISVFLIALPLCLGIATASGVAPFAGILAGVIGGLVVALLSGSRLSVSGPAAGLVVIVVQALATLGSFSAFLTALALAGALQVLFGFLRAGKLASYVPPPVINGMLAAIGILLIVNQLPLAVGLANGETSAAIPLLALVSLAILLAWETPACRAFRLVRAIPAPLAVVSFGIAATALADMLAADVALASTQRVAMPPLGSWDALSQAFTFADFTQWLNPDVWRVAMVIAIVASLETLLSLEALEQIDPKQQKAAPDRELKAQGVGNLLAGMLGALPLTAVVVRSAANVHAGARGRLSCVTHGVMLLIACLALTSVINMIPLACLAAILIHTGYKLVRPTLFVSMGKAGFAQFVPFIGTIVGVLTTDLLIGIAIGFALSVVLVVERNIRRVLSLTHDGDHYLLSVRKSATFFCTPQLKHYLGQIPSGATLILDATHADHIDHDVHQVVDRYAARAGASGVRVEYKQWPVRR from the coding sequence ATGACACAAGCTCACGCCACGCCACCTCATACGCCTTCCCCTAAAGCATGCCCGGCATCCGCCTGGCGCACCGACCTGCTGGCCGGCATCAGCGTATTCCTGATCGCGCTGCCGCTGTGCCTCGGCATTGCGACCGCCTCGGGCGTCGCGCCGTTCGCCGGCATTCTCGCGGGCGTGATCGGTGGGCTCGTAGTGGCGCTGCTGAGCGGTTCGCGGCTCAGCGTAAGCGGACCCGCGGCGGGCCTCGTGGTGATCGTCGTGCAGGCGCTTGCCACGCTTGGCAGCTTCTCCGCGTTTCTGACCGCGCTGGCGCTGGCGGGCGCCTTGCAAGTGCTATTCGGTTTTTTACGGGCCGGCAAACTGGCCAGTTACGTGCCGCCGCCGGTGATCAACGGCATGCTCGCCGCAATCGGCATTCTGCTGATCGTGAATCAGTTGCCGCTGGCGGTGGGGCTCGCCAACGGCGAGACATCCGCCGCCATACCGTTGCTGGCGCTCGTCTCACTGGCCATTCTCCTCGCGTGGGAGACGCCGGCATGTCGCGCCTTCAGACTCGTGCGCGCGATTCCCGCGCCGCTCGCCGTCGTGTCGTTCGGCATCGCGGCGACCGCACTCGCCGACATGCTCGCCGCGGACGTGGCGCTTGCCTCCACACAGCGCGTGGCCATGCCGCCGCTCGGCTCATGGGATGCCCTGAGCCAGGCATTCACGTTCGCCGATTTCACGCAGTGGCTCAATCCCGATGTATGGCGCGTGGCCATGGTGATCGCGATCGTCGCGAGTCTGGAGACTTTGCTGAGTCTCGAAGCACTCGAGCAGATCGACCCGAAACAACAAAAAGCGGCGCCTGATCGCGAGCTGAAAGCCCAAGGCGTCGGCAACCTGCTCGCCGGCATGCTCGGCGCCTTGCCGCTCACTGCCGTGGTGGTGCGCAGCGCGGCCAATGTGCATGCCGGCGCGCGCGGCCGCCTGTCGTGCGTGACGCATGGCGTCATGCTGCTGATCGCCTGCCTCGCGTTGACCAGTGTGATCAATATGATTCCACTCGCATGTCTCGCGGCGATCCTGATTCATACCGGCTATAAACTCGTCAGGCCGACCTTGTTCGTGTCGATGGGCAAGGCTGGCTTCGCGCAGTTCGTGCCCTTTATCGGCACCATCGTGGGCGTGCTGACGACCGATCTGCTGATCGGGATTGCGATCGGCTTCGCATTGAGCGTCGTGCTGGTGGTTGAGCGCAACATCCGCCGTGTGCTGAGTTTGACGCACGACGGCGACCACTATCTGCTGAGCGTGCGCAAGAGCGCGACGTTCTTCTGCACACCGCAGCTGAAGCACTATCTCGGACAGATTCCGTCAGGGGCGACCTTGATTCTCGATGCCACCCACGCCGATCATATCGACCACGACGTGCATCAGGTGGTCGACCGTTACGCGGCGCGGGCGGGGGCCAGCGGTGTGCGCGTCGAGTATAAGCAGTGGCCGGTGCGCCGCTAG